One Periophthalmus magnuspinnatus isolate fPerMag1 chromosome 8, fPerMag1.2.pri, whole genome shotgun sequence genomic window carries:
- the LOC117375317 gene encoding nucleosome-remodeling factor subunit BPTF-like, which produces MRGRGRGRPSKPLPSEEPSPAPTRGLRPRRNIKPRARDSGDEDLESPTRESPKPVKAKRKRGSSASARGKARSRGGGAGRGGRGTRGARRSKGSKTVVYDDHESDEEEDAVSLRSDEEEFLEEETQSEEEEGLKADSDCLEDEEPLDELEEEEDDASYCTESSFRSQSTHASTPGKRRGRAPRPRTPILEEKEIPPLVLPDSSEDLLVPNEELLSAVSIYEVLRNFSSVLRLSPFRFEDFCAALLGQEQSTLISETHIALLKVILREEDTSNTTFGPTDLKDSVNSTLFFIDGMTWPEVLRSYCESDKEYHHVLPYLETDEYPYGPLESKVRVLQFLVDLFLTTNIARDELMSDGVMQYDDHCRVCHRLGDLLCCETCSAVYHLECVKPPLEAVPEDEWQCEVCVAHQVPGVNDCIMEVQKNKPYIRQEPIGYDRHQRKYWFLNRRIIVEEEGEQESKRTWYYSTRPQLEELMELLDQEYWESDLYATLEEVREEVQAHMDITLDLTKKASSARNYLSALNEVVEERLKGLREAKEVKRKEEVAKSEAEKPSTEEPAISNGEQRDTEMSQESSSQATAGAPTEESSGEPEPHSASAVQDSGKGTEGADKEQPPEAQQGEADEEMKEDPGSSESQNEMKTQPKEEPESSQPTDSSTSNNSNSGLIKPEQPDLNDRSSRSSFTSQDGTDEYNKMKGEKEATAAAAREIPLSRVNKEPLLCSLLFKSDPVLKTQMNNFFKLGQEGKYRVYHNQYSTNTLALNKHQHREEHDKRRHLSHKFSLTTAAEFKWNGTIHGSRALTVATLRLNITQLETNVPGPFMHPNWASHRNNWNKAVQMCSKAREFALALAILECAIKPVVMLPVWKESLGHTRLHRMTAMEREEKEKVKKKEKKLEDEETLQQATWVKYTIPIKHQVWKQKGEEYRVTGYGGWIWVSKTRVPRFVPRLPGNTNVNYRKELEAKMKENAAKKKAVKSEKQTEQKEDEGQTSNAVEPQSTTTTTTPTDGQNANEKEEEKDGKEEDRKKEDEKMEVEPSRGNNSIPAEEKDKTAPPPSTDQSMSSEPVPSSEPKEEELSPYYDVVNVSQGFQLRTVYKKKVKPSRLDSLLERRVKQFTFEEKARLERLRQAALATKLVAAAKPLKSEPMQQPPATPSVKTEENAQVKDNVVKKLNFEPEEVKIDHETQVKSGTGEGSIVNGESISSKNNGISETTDSEEMNTLSEKGKKRTFEEVEQDDKSSSVQVNGKNANVDANLKQDGQESQIQDSVKEPTKETVKSLMNGNLCQNDAHPPPSKIQKLDNHIAEGPKSDDIKDETKNASSSTGEASKPTFPAASTPLTSQKAKSGGVATTASSMISKEYSTKERVSLQKFSKGKKLRSGTALPSYRKFVTKSSKKSIFVLPNDDLKRLARRGGFREVPIFNYNAKPALDIWPYPSPRPTFGMTWRYRLQTVKSLAGVSLMLRLLWACLRWDDMAVKPSAAVGTTRKETTDTDIITTEIIKRRDVGPFGICSEYCIRKIICPLVSRDTSKDTPTPQRKGLRSSALRPKKQEPAKQSGPVAVETWIPEEELELWEIRAFAERVEREKAQGADPSKIGASLKTVEEVKAHLENQLKQARLAAQQKRLEQQKLLTTASTPTTATASPSSTPAPTTLSTPSTLLSTGQRTGLAAPGAKMVLASKLGSPAPFQQDKNFEQSYMSWVKQGQNNSSGTDNQKVTSIFPSGPPANLRTYSTLHPTTGNMNLRASATSIAQPQAVTAAGPTPSGTLTQPPAPTGGAMVKTPAVSQQGQPQVAAAQLAPPSSSSPAAGQTSTAPQTPRPQQGQVKLTMAQLMQLTQSAQEGNPGLTVVIQGQGQTQGQLQIVPQGVTIIPGPGQQLMQAAMPNGQVQRFLFTPLPPSSSPPTTSTSAALTPTKLTPQTPTPIQPRPPAPVQTTPSSLAQTQMVAPLPTPISSPVQPAQPPITSTPILPKIAPQILPTTPSVTTQPQLQRVLPAPLLNPIPTVTPQISKVTTTPVQSSQLPVSQIQTTLIQVQSPIRHQLITVPGLQQPVQLLSALPPHVAAQIQAQIQAQAQQQGGTVPQQIKLQLPIQIQTAGGAIQNMVTIQAPPTVQEQLQRMHQQQQQPVQQQTPTPPKKKKHGESKRDKEHHLQAAGNRDGLHSKVAIKNSAAELLKQKKSLAAAEREENQRMIVCNQVMKFLLDKIEKDEKQAAKKRKKEEVVEQKRSKQNASKLTALLYKHKEQLKAEILKKRALLDKELQLQVQEELRRDIARLQREREKARAAIAQAATVKAAAAASHPSHLSHPSHPSHPSHPSHASHPSTHPAPSTHPSHTAPHPPAPPSSSSSSSSPHKRRREEDRERDRSRDKYKHHDKDKKRDRDKDRDKHRDRDKDRDRDRDKHRDHDHGSSKHKKKKKQSSTSKEHKKDNKLYCICKTPYDESKFYIGCDLCSNWFHGACVGITEKEAKKLEDFVCNDCKRGQETGGGSSSSNEELYCICRTPYDESQFYIGCDRCQNWYHGRCVGILQSEANHIDVYVCPQCQSTEDAMTVLSPLTDKDYEGLKRILRSLQSHKMAWPFLEPVDPHDAPDYYRVIKEPMDFATMETRLQKRHYHKLTEFVADVTKIFDNCRYYNPNDTPFFQCAEVLEAFFVQKLKGFKASRSHNNKLQSSAQT; this is translated from the exons ATGAGAGGCAGAGGCAGGGGCAGGCCGTCCAAACCGTTACCGAGCGAGGAGCCATCCCCAGCGCCGACCCGCGGCCTACGACCCAGGAGGAACATCAAACCCAGAGCCAGGGACAGTGGGGATGAGGACTTGGAGAGCCCGACCAGGGAGAGCCCTAAACCGGTCAAAGCGAAGAGGAAACGGGGCTCCAGTGCGTCTGCCCGAGGAAAGGCACGCAGCAGAGGCGGCGGTGCGGGCAGAGGAGGCAGGGGGACCCGCGGAGCCAGGCGGAGCAAAGGCTCCAAGACTGTGGTGTACGATGACCACGAGAGTGATGAGGAAGAGGACGCCGTGAGCCTCAGGTCTGATGAAGAAGAGTTTTTGGAGGAAGAGACGCAGTCCGAGGAGGAAGAGGGCCTCAAAGCGGACTCTGACTGCCTGGAGGATGAGGAGCCGCTGgacgagctggaggaggaggaggatgatgcGAGCTACTGCACCGAGAGCAGCTTCAGGAGCCAGAGCACCCACGCCAGCACCCCGG GTAAAAGACGAGGACGTGCTCCACGACCCCGCACGCCCATcctggaggagaaggagatTCCTCCTCTGGTGCTTCCAGATTCCTCTGAGGACCTCCTGGTACCTAATGAGGAACTTCTCAGTGCAGTCTCCATCTACGAGGTGCTGCGCAACTTCAGCTCTGTGCTACGCCTCTCTCCTTTCCGCTTTGAGGACTTTTGTGCTGCTCTTCTGGGCCAAGAGCAAAGTACTTTAATCTCTGAGACACACATAGCTCTTCTAAAAGTGATTCTACGAGAAGAGGATACCTCTAATACTACCTTCGGCCCCACGGACCTCAAAGACAGTGTCAACTCCACTTTGTTCTTTATAGACGGCATGACGTGGCCTGAAGTGTTGCGCTCATACTGTGAGAGTGACAAAGAGTATCACCATGTACTTCCTTACCTAGAGACAGACGAGTATCCATATGGTCCTCTTGAGAGTAAAGTGCGTGTGTTACAGTTTTTGGTGGACCTattcctcaccacaaacattGCCCGTGATGAGCTGATGTCTGACGGCGTGATGCAGTATGATGACCACTGCAGAGTATGCCACAGGCTGGGAGACCTGCTGTGCTGTGAGACGTGCTCGGCGGTGTACCACCTGGAGTGTGTGAAGCCCCCGCTGGAGGCCGTACCCGAGGATGAGTGGcagtgtgaggtgtgtgtggcCCATCAGGTGCCCGGGGTCAACGACTGCATCATGGAAGTGCAGAAGAACAAGCCTTACATCAGACAGGAGCCCATCGGATACGACCGGCACCAGAGGAAGTACTGGTTTCTCAACAGAAGGATTATTGT agaagaggagggtgagCAGGAGAGCAAGCGCACGTGGTACTACAGCACCCGGCCCCagttggaggagctgatggagctgTTGGATCAGGAGTACTGGGAGAGTGACCTTTATGCCACTCTGGAGGAGGTCAGGGAGGAGGTACAGGCCCACATGGACATCACCCTGGACCTCACCAAGAAGGCCAGCAGTGCACGCAACTATCTGTCAGCTCTCAACG AAGTTGTGGAGGAGCGTTTGAAGGGGCTGCGAGAGGCTAAGGAAGTCAAGCGCAAAGAGGAGGTAGCCAAGAGCGAGGCAGAGAAGCCCTCAACAGAAGAACCAGCAATCAGCAATGGAGAGCAGAGGGACACCGAGATGAGCCAGGAGTCCAGCTCCCAAG CCACAGCTGGCGCTCCCACAGAGGAGAGCAGTGGTGAGCCTGAGCCCCATTCTGCCTCTGCTGTTCAGGACTCTGGCAAAGGCACAGAGGGGGCAGATAAGGAGCAACCCCCAGAGGCACAGCAGGGGGAAGCAG ATGAGGAGATGAAAGAGGATCCTGGCAGCAGTGAAAGCCAAAACGAAATGAAGACCCAACCCAAGGAGGAGCCCGAATCATCCCAACCCACAGACTCCAGCACCAGTAACAACAGTAACAGTGGCCTCATCAAACCTGAGCAGCCCGACCTGAACGACCGCTCCTCCCGCTCCTCCTTCACCAGTCAGGACGGCACAG ATGAATACAACAAgatgaaaggagagaaggaagcaacagcagcagctgcAAGGGAGATCCCACTGAGCAGAGTGAACAAGGAG CCCCTGCTCTGCTCACTCCTTTTCAAGAGTGACCCTGTGCTCAAAACCCAGATGAACAACTTCTTCAAGCTGGGACAGGAAGGCAAGTATCGTGTCTACCACAACCAGTACAGCACCAATACGCTGGCCCTGAACAAACACCAGCATCGTGAGGAACACGACAAGAGGAGGCATCTGTCCCACAAGTTCAGCTTGACCACAGCCGCAGAGTTCAAGTGGAACGGCACCATCCACGGCTCCAGGGCCCTCACTGTGGCCACCCTCCGTCTCAACATCACCCAGCTAGAAACAAACGTGCCGGGGCCCTTCATGCATCCCAACTGGGCCTCACACAG GAACAACTGGAACAAAGCAGTGCAAATGTGCAGTAAGGCCCGGGAGTTTGCTTTAGCCTTGGCCATCCTGGAGTGTGCCATCAAACCTGTGGTCATGCTGCCTGTGTGGAAGGAGTCTCTGGGACACACGCG GCTGCACCGTATGACTGCCATGGAgcgagaggagaaggagaaggtgaagaagaaggagaagaagctGGAGGATGAGGAGACGCTGCAGCAGGCCACATGGGTCAAGTACACCATTCCCATCAAACATCAG GTATGGAAGCAGAAGGGTGAAGAGTACAGGGTGACTGGGTATGGAGGCTGGATCTGGGTCAGCAAGACTCGAGTACCCCGCTTTGTGCCCAGGCTGCCCGGCAACACTAACGTCAACTACCGCAAAGAGCTGGAGG ctaaaatgaagGAAAATGCTGCTAAGAAAAAGgcagtgaaaagtgaaaaacagactGAACAAAAGGAAGATGAGGGACAGACCTCCAACGCTGTGGAGCCTCagagcactactactactactactcctacagaTGGACAGAACGCAaatgagaaggaggaggagaaggatggGAAAGAagaggacagaaagaaagaggatgAGAAAATGGAGGTAGAGCCTTCTAGAGGAAACAATTCgattccagctgaagaaaaag ATAAAACTGCACCTCCTCCCTCTACCGATCAATCTATGAGCTCCGAACCAGTCCCCAGCTCCGAGCCCAAGGAGGAGGAGCTCTCTCCTTACTACGATGTGGTCAACGTGAGCCAGGGCTTCCAGCTGCGCACAGTCTACAAGAAGAAGGTCAAACCCTCCAGACTGGACTCACTACTGGAGCGCCGTGTAAAGCAATTCACCTTCGAGGAGAAAGCCCGGCTCGAGAGGCTACGGCAGGCTGCGTTAGCAACCAAGCTCGTAGCAGCAGCCAAACCCCTCAAAAGTGAACCCATGCAACAGCCTCCAGCGACCCCTAGTgttaaaacagaagagaatGCCCAAGTTAAAGATAATGTGGTGAAAAAACTCAACTTCGAGCCTGAAGAAGTCAAAATTGATCATGAAACTCAGGTGAAATCAGGAACTGGTGAAGGCTCTATAGTCAACGGAGAATCAATATCAAGCAAAAACAATGGAATATCTGAAACAACAGACTCTGAGGAAATGAATACATTGTCTGAAAAGGGGAAGAAAAGGACATTTGAAGAAGTTGAGCAAGACGACAAGAGCAGTTCAGTGCAAGTAAATGGAAAAAATGCTAATGTGGATGCTAACCTTAAACAAGATGGACAAGAGAGCCAAATTCAAGATAGCGTCAAAGAGCCCACAAAAGAAACCGTGAAATCTTTAATGAATGGTAACTTGTGTCAAAATGATGCGCATCCACCTCCTAGCAAAATCCAGAAATTGGACAATCACATAGCAGAAGGACCCAAATCAGATGACATAAAAGATGAGACTAAAAATGCTAGTAGTTCCACAGGTGAAGCTAGCAAACCCACATTCCCAGCTGCCTCCACGCCTCTCACCTCCCAGAAAGCTAAGTCGGGAGGAGTAGCCACTACAGCTAGCTCCATGATTAGCAAAGAGTACTCCACAAAAGAAAGGGTGAGTCTCCAAAAGTTCTCCAAGGGTAAGAAGTTACGTTCAGGGACCGCGCTACCGTCATACCGCAAGTTTGTGACCAAGAGCAGCAAGAAGAGCATTTTTGTCCTGCCCAATGACGACCTCAAGAGGCTGGCAAGGAGGGGAGGATTCAGAGAAGTGCCCATATTTAACTACAACGCCAAGCCAGCACTGGATATATGGCCCTACCCATCGCCGCGGCCAACCTTTGGGATGACGTGGAG GTATCGTCTCCAAACAGTGAAGTCTCTAGCTGGGGTGAGTCTGATGCTGAGGCTGCTCTGGGCCTGCCTGCGGTGGGATGACATGGCAGTCAAACCCTCTGCGGCTGTCGGAACCACCAGGAAAG AAACCACAGACACTGATATCATCACCACGGAGATTATCAAGCGCAGAGATGTGGGTCCTTTTGGGATCTGCTCCGAGTACTGTATCAGGAAGATCATCTGCCCTCTGGTGAGCCGGGACACCTCCAAAG ACACCCCAACTCCCCAGAGGAAGGGCCTGCGCTCCAGTGCCCTCAGGCCCAAGAAGCAGGAGCCAGCCAAACAGTCTGGACCTGTCGCTGTGGAGACGTGGATcccagaggaggagctggaacTGTGGGAGATCAGAGCTTTTGCAGAGAG agtggagagggagaaggCACAAGGAGCGGACCCCTCTAAAATTGGTGCCTCTCTGAAGACTGTGGAGGAGGTCAAGGCCCACCTGGAGAATCAACTCAAGCAGGCCAGACTTGCAGCTCAGCAG aaACGCCTGGAGCAACAGAAACTTCTAACCACTGCCAGCACCCCCACCACAGCCACCGCCTCCCCCTCATCCACCCCTGCTCCCACGACCCTCTCCACCCCCAGCACCCTTCTGTCTACGGGCCAGAGGACAGGCCTGGCCGCACCTGGGGCTAAGATGGTCCTGGCCTCCAAACTGGGCTCTCCTGCACCATTTCAGCAGGATAAGAACTTTGAGCAGTCCTACATGTCCTGGGTCAAGCagggacaaaacaacagcagtggaACAG ATAACCAGAAAGTCACTAGTATATTCCCATCCGGACCTCCTGCCAACCTGAGGACGTACAGCACATTACACCCTACTACAGGGAACATGAACCTCCGAGCCAGTGCCACTTCCATTGCTCAGCCTCag GCCGTTACGGCAGCAGGTCCAACCCCATCGGGCACACTCACCCAGCCGCCTGCTCCTACAGGGGGAGCAATGGTCAAGACTCCAGCTGTATCTCAACAAG GTCAACCTCAGGTGGCAGCAGCTCAGCTggcccctccttcctcttcctccccagCTGCAGGACAGACGTCCACTGCCCCCCAGACCCCCAGGCCTCAGCAGGGACAGGTCAAGCTCACAATGGCCCAGCTCATGCAGCTCACGCAGAGTGCTCAG GAAGGAAACCCGGGCCTGACCGTGGTGATCCAGGGTCAGGGGCAGACCCAGGGCCAGCTGCAGATCGTACCCCAAGGAGTGACCATCATCCCCGGGCCGGGACAGCAGCTCATGCAGGCCGCCATGCCCAATGGCCAAGTGCAGCGCTTCCTCTTCACACCCTtgcccccctcttcctctccacccACCACCTCAACCTCTGCTGCATTGACACCCACCAAACTCACTCCCCAAACCCCTACGCCCATACAGCCACGCCCCCCAGCACCTGTCCAGACCACTCCCTCTTCTCTGGCCCAAACGCAAATGGTTGCTCCTCTACCCACCCCAATTTCATCTCCAGTCCAACCAGCTCAACCTCCAATTACTTCAACCCCAATTCTGCCAAAAATTGCCCCTCAAATTTTACCCACAACCCCTTCTGTTACTACGCAACCCCAGCTGCAGAGGGTGCTACCTGCTCCTTTGCTAAATCCAATTCCGACAGTTACCC CCCAAATTTCCAAAGTAACAACCACGCCAGTCCAATCTTCTCAGCTTCCTGTATCCCAAATTCAAACCACATTA ATCCAGGTGCAGTCCCCCATCCGGCACCAGCTCATCACGGTCCCAGGCCTCCAACAGCCCGTGCAGCTCCTGTCAGCCCTGCCTCCTCACGTGGCCGCCCAGATACAGGCACAGATCCAGGCCCAAGCCCAGCAACAGGGAGGGACGGTACCGCAGCAGATCAAACTACAGCTGCCCATACAGATCCAGACCGCGGGGGGAGCTATTCAGAACATGGTGACGATCCAGGCCCCACCCACAGTGCAGGAGCAGCTACAGAGGatgcaccagcagcagcagcagccagtCCAACAGCAAACGCCAACACCaccaaagaagaagaaacatgGCGAGAGCAAAAGAGATAAAGAGCACCACCTACAGGCAGCTGGCAACAGGGACGGACTACACAGCAAG GTGGCCATCAAGAACTCTGCTGCAGAGCTGTTGAAGCAGAAGAAATCTCTGGCTGCTGCTGAACGGGAAGAGAACCAGAG AATGATCGTGTGCAACCAGGTGATGAAGTTCCTCCTGGACAAGATCGAGAAGGACGAGAAACAGGCAGctaagaagaggaagaaggaggaggtggtggagcaGAAGAGATCCAAGCAGAATGCTTCCAAACTGACGGCACTACTGTACAAGCACAAAGAGCAGCTCAAGGCCGAGATCTTGAAGAAGAGAGCTCTGCTGGACAAAGAGCTACAGCTGCAAGTCCAG GAGGAGCTCCGTCGGGACATCGCACGTCTCCAGAGAGAACGCGAAAAGGCCCGAGCCGCTATCGCCCAGGCCGCCACCGttaaagcagcagcagcagcttcccacccctctcacctctcccaCCCCTCTCACCCATCTCACCCATCCCACCCATCTCACGCCTCTCACCCATCTACTCACCCTGCACCCTCCACGCACCCCTCCCACACTGCCCCCCACCCACCAGCTCcaccatcctcctcttcctcctcctcatcaccaCACAAACGCAGAAGGGAagaggacagggagagggaCCGCAGCCGAGACAAGTACAAGCACCATGACAAGGACAAGAAACgtgacagagacaaagacagggacaaacacagagacagagacaaggacagagacagggataGAGACAAGCACCGGGACCACGACCATGGCTCGTCCaaacacaagaagaagaagaagcagtcGTCTACCTCAAAGGAGCACAAGAAGGACAACAAGCTGTACTGTATCTGCAAGACGCCCTACGACGAGTCCAA gttTTACATTGGCTGTGACCTGTGTTCAAACTGGTTCCACGGCGCGTGTGTGGGCATCACTGAGAAGGAGGCCAAGAAGCTGGAGGACTTTGTGTGTAATGACTGTAAACGTGGccaggagacaggagggggcagcagcagcagcaatgaAGAACTCTACTGCATCTGCCGGACCCCCTATGACGAATCACA GTTCTACATCGGCTGTGACCGCTGTCAGAACTGGTATCATGGGCGCTGTGTGGGCATCCTCCAGAGCGAGGCCAACCACATCGACGTGTACGTGTGCCCGCAGTGCCAGTCCACCGAGGACGCCATGACAGTTCTCTCTCCACTCACAGACAAAGACTACGAGGGGCTTAAGAGAATATTACGCTCCCTACAG TCTCACAAGATGGCCTGGCCTTTCCTAGAACCAGTGGATCCACACGATGCACCCGACTATTACAGAGTCATCAAGGAACCAATGG ATTTCGCCACCATGGAAACCCGTCTGCAGAAGCGACACTACCACAAGCTGACCGAGTTCGTGGCTGATGTGACCAAAATCTTCGACAACTGCCGCTACTACAATCCCAACGACACTCCCTTCTTCCAGTGCGCAGAGGTCCTGGAGGCCTTCTTTGTGCAGAAACTCAAAGGCTTCAAGGCCAGCAG